The following proteins are co-located in the Nomia melanderi isolate GNS246 chromosome 1, iyNomMela1, whole genome shotgun sequence genome:
- the LOC116424874 gene encoding angiotensin-converting enzyme-like isoform X2 — translation MTTAGKLIFAVLMCSFVRDSCQKYLEGMNVNLGDALQFLREYDSEASAMCTRVTTAQWNFATNVTEVNRRRMLEEQSLKLKFDRISWRKAISFAWSRIPDPLARRELKIIAVKGRNSLTDDKFNEIHSLINEMKEVYARTRLCPYRPVGANCDLSLDHDVNAIMARSKDYDELLYYWHAWHEATGPQLKNKYMRYVQLANQAARLNGFDNAGDQMKELFDDEHFQQNTADIMSAVMHLYKNLFTYVRTKLYERYGDKIRRDGPLPAHILGNMWAQNWEDVFDVVQPFPASRKLDVSLDMMIQGFTPLRMFQIAEEFFTSLGMKPMPPEFWRFSMFEKPIDREVKCTPSAWDFCNRIDYRIKQCTRVTMDDLLSTHREIARLQYYLQYRDQPLLFRNEAIPGFIEAVSDAIGLSVFTPQHLSRIGLHNNSTDDYGSNINFLMLMALRKVAYMPFAYIVDEWRWRVFSEGVADMTNNWWELRLQYQGIVPPVPRSERDFDPGSKYHIPADALYAKYFVGIVLQFQLYEALCEIAGHTGDLYTCDFYRSREAGRLLSDVLSMGSSRSWKDVVRQMTRGRTNRMDAGAMLRYFEPLNQWLKRQNEMEPVVGWITNREDTALFFHWYQNGARRTTSCLFVSLVLIVAQISIC, via the exons ATGACAACCgcgggaaaattgattttcgcgGTATTAATGTGTTCGTTCGTGCGAGACAGTTGTCAGAAGTATTTGGAG gGCATGAACGTGAACCTTGGGGATGCTCTTCAATTTTTAAGAGAATACGACAGCGAAGCTTCTGCGATGTGCACGAGGGTAACGACAGCGCAGTGGAACTTCGCTACCAATGTTACTGAAGTTAATCGTCGGAGAATG TTGGAGGAAcagtcattgaaattaaaattcgacAGAATATCCTGGCGAAAGGCTATCAGCTTCGCTTGGAGCCGAATACCAGATCCTCTAGCAAGAAGAGAGCTCAAGATCATCGCTGTGAAAGGTCGGAATTCTCTGACTGATGATAAATTTAACGAG ATACACAGTTTAATCAACGAAATGAAGGAAGTATACGCAAGGACGAGATTGTGCCCCTACAGACCCGTAGGTGCAAATTGTGACTTAAGTTTGGACCACG ACGTCAATGCAATAATGGCTCGATCAAAGGACTACGACGAGCTCTTATACTATTGGCATGCTTGGCACGAAGCGACTGGGCCCCAATTAAAGAACAAATATATGAGATACGTTCAACTTGCTAATCAAGCAGCTAGATTAAATG GATTCGATAATGCGGGAGACCAAATGAAAGAGTTATTCGACGATGAACATTTCCAACAGAACACGGCGGACATAATGTCGGCCGTGATGCATCTCTACAAGAATCTCTTCACATACGTCAGGACGAAATTGTACGAAAGGTACGGTGACAAGATACGAAGAGACGGCCCGCTTCCAGCTCACATTTTGGGAAACATGTGGGCTCAAAATTGGGAGGACGTGTTCGATGTGGTTCAGCCATTTCCTGCCAGCCGGAAGCTCGATGTCTCCCTAGACATGATGATTCAGGGATTCACACCTTTGAG GATGTTCCAAATAGCCGAGGAGTTCTTCACTTCTCTGGGGATGAAACCTATGCCGCCAGAGTTCTGGAGGTTCTCCATGTTCGAGAAGCCAATTGACAGAGAGGTGAAGTGTACTCCTAGCGCCTGGGACTTCTGCAACAGAATAGACTACAG GATAAAACAATGCACGAGAGTGACGATGGATGATCTGTTATCGACTCATCGTGAAATTGCTCGtttgcaatattatttgcaatacAGGGATCAGCCATTGTTATTCCGCAACGAAGCTATTCCAG GATTCATCGAGGCAGTCAGTGACGCCATTGGCCTCTCCGTCTTCACGCCTCAACATTTAAGTAGAATTGGGCTACATAACAATTCCACAGACGATTATGGTAGTAACATCAACTTCCTGATGCTAATGGCTCTTCGTAAAGTTGCCTACATGCCGTTTGCTTACATAGTTGACGag TGGAGGTGGCGTGTGTTTAGTGAGGGTGTCGCTGATATGACAAACAATTGGTGGGAATTGAGGCTACAGTATCAAGGAATCGTACCACCAGTGCCCAGATCGGAAAGAGACTTCGATCCAGGATCGAAATATCATATCCCTGCAGACGCTCTTTATGCCAA ATATTTCGTTGGTATAGTGTTGCAATTCCAATTGTACGAGGCTTTGTGTGAAATAGCAGGTCACACTGGCGACCTGTACACTTGTGACTTTTACAGATCACGAGAGGCAGGCAGATTGTTGTC cgATGTATTATCAATGGGTTCCTCTAGATCATGGAAAGACGTTGTACGACAAATGACGAGAGGTAGAACGAATAGAATGGATGCTGGTGCTATGTTGAGATACTTTGAACCGTTGAATCAATGGTTGAAACGACAGAACGAAATGGAACCAGTCGTGGGTTGGATCACGAATCGCGAGGACACAG CGTTATTTTTTCACTGGTACCAAAATGGCGCTCGACGAACTACCTCGTGCTTATTTGTTTCATTGGTTCTAATTGTCGCACAGATTTCGATATGCTAA
- the Faa gene encoding fumarylacetoacetate hydrolase produces MKSFVEYSTDCEFPIENLPYGVFSTSKNPQKRIGVAIGNQILDLFEISHLFDGPLLKNNQDVFRRDCLNDFMALGRPSWIEARAKLQDLLAANNETLQEPNIRSKAFVLQREATMHLPAKIGDYTDFYSSIHHATNVGIMFRGKENALMPNWKYLPVGYHGRVSSVVVSGTPIKRPHGQTLPVEGADPFFGPSRLMDFELEVAFFVGGPPTNLGDTIAASKTYDRIFGMVTMNDWSARDIQKWEYIPLGPFGSKNFGTTVSPWVVTMEALEPFKVPNVPQDPKPFPYLQHQESCNFDMKLEVDIKTPNGTVTTVCRSNYKYQYWTPQQQLAHHTVTGCNINPGDLMASGTISGESPDSFGSMLELCWKGTRPVPLKDGTSRKFLQDGDEVIIRGYCVGDGYRIGFGPCSGKLLPANTE; encoded by the exons ATGAAGTCATTCGTTGAGTATTCTACAGACTGTGAGTTCCCGATTGAAAATTTACCGTATGGTGTCTTCTCGACGTCGAAAAAT CCGCAAAAGAGAATAGGCGTAGCAATTGGCAATCAAATATTGGACTTGTTCGAAATCTCACATCTTTTCGATGGACCTTTATTGAAAAACAATCAAGATGTCTTTCGTCGCGATTGCCTCAACGACTTTATGGCTCTGGGTAGACCTTCCTGGATAGAAGCCAGAGCCAAACTTCAGGACTTATTGGCAGCCAATAATGAGACCTTGCAGGAACCAAATATTCGTTCAAA AGCTTTCGTTCTCCAAAGAGAAGCAACTATGCACTTGCCAGCGAAAATAGGCGACTACACAGACTTTTACTCCTCCATTCATCATGCTACCAATGTAGGGATTATGTTCCGTGGGAAGGAAAACGCTTTGATGCCAAATTG GAAATATTTACCGGTTGGTTACCATGGGAGGGTAAGCTCGGTCGTCGTCTCCGGAACACCGATAAAACGACCACATGGTCAGACACTTCCGGTGGAAGGTGCAGACCCATTTTTTGGACCCTCCAGGTTGATGGACTTCGAGTTAGAAGTCGCTTTTTTCGTTGGGGGACCGCCTACTAACTTAGGAGACACTATTGCAGCATCTAAAACATATGATCGTATTTTTGGAATGGTCACCATGAATGACTGGAGCG CGAGAGACATTCAAAAGTGGGAATATATTCCGTTGGGTCCCTTCGGATCTAAAAACTTTGGTACAACGGTATCCCCATGGGTTGTCACCATGGAAGCTCTGGAACCCTTCAAAGTGCCCAATGTACCCCAAGATCCGAAACCATTCCCATACTTGCAGCACCAGGAGTCTTGTAATTTTGACATGAAACTAGAGGTTGACATTAAAA CACCAAACGGTACCGTTACCACTGTCTGTCGCAGCAACTACAAATACCAGTACTGGACACCCCAGCAGCAATTAGCTCACCACACCGTAACCGGATGCAATATCAATCCAGGTGACTTAATGGCTTCCGGTACGATAAGTGGCGAG TCGCCGGATTCTTTTGGCTCCATGCTCGAGCTATGCTGGAAAGGTACTCGACCCGTACCGTTAAAAGACGGGACCAGCAGGAAGTTCTTGCAAGATGGCGACGAGGTGATCATTCGAG GTTACTGTGTCGGCGATGGCTATAGAATTGGATTCGGGCCGTGTTCCGGGAAATTGTTACCTGCCAATACTGAATAA
- the LOC116424875 gene encoding uncharacterized protein LOC116424875: MTFEELQEMQDDVLEKIWMLSSENDIYERYLTRTDPQIMKGITQLLDRTKHTRRLTHMMSMRSSRMSFRDSIMTIPDVLRRKTISSRPSTPSMISIMSGSRMVAPGVFPTWKPTDSSKLGNTSRVSSKIIRITIAHRVTMANKEVGQMRKNLNELKTNVKKRTANIRAEIEELEIRISEAREAKEEFEENVVIGGVDAITGKIPGERVTRFVEEWLRSANTIIGRLRLKSATLRTLIKKTRQQLVQREELGEALRAVDFEQLNIQNKDYVRMIEEKTIYVIDMKRIAGHYHLKLTQHKQKLSDLLSTLSNLKKEISQRDQQIEELRVEGKHVEKDVARMNEELGSLLNYMEHHSVRCRSFHLLLTLITRSYIPLCACILKVPDILDFVNLQAEVQELQKEYKLLNRRKNIERIIFRTSQKQAQSRPSESDLQFARHKRKSGTIFPVAPLHLLS, translated from the exons ATGACATTCGAAGAACTACAGGAGATGCAAGACGATGTTTTGGAGAAGATATGGATGCTGAGTTCAGAGAACGACATCTACGAACGGTATCTCACGCGAACGGATCCACAAATCATGAAAG GCATAACGCAACTCCTGGACAGGACGAAGCACACGCGCAGGCTAACCCACATGATGTCGATGCGATCATCCCGCATGAGTTTCCGGGACAGTATCATGACCATACCGGATGTATTGAGACGCAAAACAATCAGTAGCCGTCCGAGCACGCCCAGCATGATCAGCATCATGTCCGGAAGCAGAATGGTGGCGCCTGGTGTATTCCCAACATGGAAACCGACAGACAGTTCGAAGTTAGGAAACA CCTCTCGCGTATCATCCAAAATAATCAGGATCACCATAGCTCATCGCGTAACAATGGCGAACAAAGAGGTGGGCCAGATGAGGAAGAACTTGAACGAATTGAAAACCAACGTGAAAAAGAGGACCGCTAATATCAGGGCGGAGATCGAGGAGCTAGAAATCCGTATAAGCGAGGCACGGGAGGCTAAAGAGGAGTTCGAGGAGAACGTGGTGATCGGCGGCGTGGACGCTATCACGGGGAAAATCCCAGGCGAAAGGGTTACCAG ATTCGTCGAGGAATGGCTGCGATCGGCGAACACGATAATAGGGAGGCTGAGGCTAAAAAGCGCGACGCTTAGGACGCTGATCAAAAAGACTAGACAGCAGCTGGTCCAGAGGGAGGAGCTCGGCGAGGCGCTACGCGCCGTCGACTTCGAACAATTGAATATTCAGAACAAGGATTATGTAAGGATGATCGAGGAGAAGACGATCTACGTGATCGACATGAAGAGGATCGCAG GACACTATCATCTGAAACTGACGCAGCATAAGCAGAAACTGAGCGACTTGCTGAGTACTTTGAGCAATTTGAAGAAGGAAATTTCGCAGAGGGATCAACAAATTGAGGAGCTACGAGTAGAAGGCAAGCATGTGGAAAAGGACGTTGCACGAATGAACGAAGAATTGGGTTCATTGCTGAATTATATGGAACACCACTCTGTAAGATGTCGAAGTTTTCATCTCCTCTTAACCCTAATTACTCGAAGTTATATACCACTTTGTGCTTGCATTTTAAAGGTGCCAGACATTTTGGACTTCGTGAATCTGCAAGCGGAAGTTCAGGAACTGCAAAAGGAATACAAGCTACTAAACAGACGCAAGAACATCGAGCGAATAATATTCAGGACGTCCCAGAAACAGGCTCAGAGTCGGCCAAGCGAATCTGATCTACAATTTGCGAG GCATAAAAGGAAATCTGGTACGATATTTCCGGTGGCCCCGCTGCACCTACTCTCGTAA
- the LOC143175213 gene encoding protein FAM210A-like isoform X1 — MEVILHRRLISTLGLGSLYTTKNILASVRCLQCTDPKRWMLRLSDKHLHYRNSSRNSVLFFNHITVNKLPYKYNVTKCSIPVANYCSKQTGKQVPENSCKPQNVSLLTRMKEMAKDYWHILIPVHLVTTAGWVIIFYIMVKNGVNIETLLEFLHVHQKYIDMAKNSDAGNWALTYGLFKIFTPFRYALTLGITTMTIKHLRNSGLVKPFPFSELLRIFAKTEKSNKTKPPYKPPIKTNRHSESPKT, encoded by the exons ATGGAAGTGATTCTTCATCGCAGGCTTATAAGCACTTTAGGGTTAGGTTCACTGTACActacgaaaaatattttagcATCAGTTCGTTGCTTACAATGTACTGATCCAAAACGATGGATGCTTAGATTATCCG ACAAACACCTGCATTACAGAAACTCGTCACGTAATTCCGTACtattttttaatcatattaCCGTAAATAAACTGCCATATAAGTATAATGTTACTAAATGTAGTATTCCAGTTGCAAATTATTGTTCAAAGCAAACTGGTAAACAAGTACCTGAAAATTCCTGTAAACCACAAAATGTATCATTGCTTACAAGGATGAAAGAGATGGCCAAAGATTATTGGCATATTTTAATACCAGTACATTTAGTTACCACTGCTGGTTgggttattatattttatataatggtTAAGAA TGGTGTGAACATAGAAACATTACTGGAATTTTTACATGTGCATCAAAAGTATATAGACATGGCAAAGAATTCTGATGCAGGAAACTGGGCCTTAACGTAtggtctatttaaaatatttacacccTTTAGATATGCACTGACTTTAG gTATCACCACAATGACAATCAAACATCTCAGGAACTCAGGATTAGTGAAACCTTTCCCGTTTAGTGAATTGCTACGAATTTTTGCTAAG acagaaaaatcgaataaaacaaaGCCACCGTATAAACCGCCGATAAAAACCAACCGGCACTCCGAATCCCCGAAAACGTAA
- the LOC143175213 gene encoding protein FAM210A-like isoform X2, with product MEVILHRRLISTLGLGSLYTTKNILASVRCLQCTDPKRWMLRLSDKHLHYRNSSRNSVLFFNHITVNKLPYKYNVTKCSIPVANYCSKQTGKQVPENSCKPQNVSLLTRMKEMAKDYWHILIPVHLVTTAGWVIIFYIMVKNGVNIETLLEFLHVHQKYIDMAKNSDAGNWALTYGLFKIFTPFRYALTLGITTMTIKHLRNSGLVKPFPFSELLRIFAKPTTDALNRKIE from the exons ATGGAAGTGATTCTTCATCGCAGGCTTATAAGCACTTTAGGGTTAGGTTCACTGTACActacgaaaaatattttagcATCAGTTCGTTGCTTACAATGTACTGATCCAAAACGATGGATGCTTAGATTATCCG ACAAACACCTGCATTACAGAAACTCGTCACGTAATTCCGTACtattttttaatcatattaCCGTAAATAAACTGCCATATAAGTATAATGTTACTAAATGTAGTATTCCAGTTGCAAATTATTGTTCAAAGCAAACTGGTAAACAAGTACCTGAAAATTCCTGTAAACCACAAAATGTATCATTGCTTACAAGGATGAAAGAGATGGCCAAAGATTATTGGCATATTTTAATACCAGTACATTTAGTTACCACTGCTGGTTgggttattatattttatataatggtTAAGAA TGGTGTGAACATAGAAACATTACTGGAATTTTTACATGTGCATCAAAAGTATATAGACATGGCAAAGAATTCTGATGCAGGAAACTGGGCCTTAACGTAtggtctatttaaaatatttacacccTTTAGATATGCACTGACTTTAG gTATCACCACAATGACAATCAAACATCTCAGGAACTCAGGATTAGTGAAACCTTTCCCGTTTAGTGAATTGCTACGAATTTTTGCTAAG CCTACAACTGATGCTTTGA acagaaaaatcgaataa
- the LOC116424876 gene encoding fas apoptotic inhibitory molecule 1, producing the protein MAAILLKSLHSLEALDEPTAKWNVPLNDGNHVIEFEHGTATGRRLVKVDGKELVHRDWMFHLVGDEVFTFNDNKFVIRVDPIPGLKYSYTLWVNGKSYKNFVQTQSKILETWLANVGDQEYRIVLDKQSQNVWVNGEEIDTENDFTDDGAEIIFAVGELPASIRSQTSGKKEIGITHTLFIDGVEIGKESLLDESEESQ; encoded by the exons ATGGCTGCCATTCTGTTGAA AAGTCTACACTCTTTGGAAGCGCTGGACGAGCCGACTGCCAAGTGGAACGTTCCCCTGAACGACGGCAACCATGTGATAGAATTCGAGCACGGCACAGCGACAGGTCGTCGACTGGTCAAAGTGGACGGCAAAGAGTTGGTTCACAGAGATTGGATGTTTCATCTCGTCGGTGACGAGGTCTTCACGTTCAACGACAACAAGTTTGTGATCAGAGTCGACCCAATTCCAG gtttaaaatattcttacacCCTGTGGGTGAATGGGAAAAGTTACAAAAACTTTGTTCAGACACAATCGAAGATACTGGAGACCTGGCTGGCTAATGTTGGAGACCAAGAATACAGAATAGTGTTGG ATAAACAATCTCAGAATGTTTGGGTGAACGGCGAAGAAATCGACACCGAA AATGATTTCACCGACGACGGCGCGGAGATAATTTTCGCAGTAGGGGAACTACCAGCCTCGATTCGGTCGCAGACTTCGGGGAAAAAGGAAATTGGAATAACACACACTTTGTTCATCGACGGAGTAGAAATTGGAAAGGAATCACTGCTAGACGAATCCGAGGAATCGCAGTAG
- the LOC116424874 gene encoding angiotensin-converting enzyme-like isoform X1, with the protein MTTAGKLIFAVLMCSFVRDSCQKYLEGMNVNLGDALQFLREYDSEASAMCTRVTTAQWNFATNVTEVNRRRMLEEQSLKLKFDRISWRKAISFAWSRIPDPLARRELKIIAVKGRNSLTDDKFNEIHSLINEMKEVYARTRLCPYRPVGANCDLSLDHDVNAIMARSKDYDELLYYWHAWHEATGPQLKNKYMRYVQLANQAARLNGFDNAGDQMKELFDDEHFQQNTADIMSAVMHLYKNLFTYVRTKLYERYGDKIRRDGPLPAHILGNMWAQNWEDVFDVVQPFPASRKLDVSLDMMIQGFTPLRMFQIAEEFFTSLGMKPMPPEFWRFSMFEKPIDREVKCTPSAWDFCNRIDYRIKQCTRVTMDDLLSTHREIARLQYYLQYRDQPLLFRNEAIPGFIEAVSDAIGLSVFTPQHLSRIGLHNNSTDDYGSNINFLMLMALRKVAYMPFAYIVDEWRWRVFSEGVADMTNNWWELRLQYQGIVPPVPRSERDFDPGSKYHIPADALYAKYFVGIVLQFQLYEALCEIAGHTGDLYTCDFYRSREAGRLLSDVLSMGSSRSWKDVVRQMTRGRTNRMDAGAMLRYFEPLNQWLKRQNEMEPVVGWITNREDTGFLRYVSALFFHWYQNGARRTTSCLFVSLVLIVAQISIC; encoded by the exons ATGACAACCgcgggaaaattgattttcgcgGTATTAATGTGTTCGTTCGTGCGAGACAGTTGTCAGAAGTATTTGGAG gGCATGAACGTGAACCTTGGGGATGCTCTTCAATTTTTAAGAGAATACGACAGCGAAGCTTCTGCGATGTGCACGAGGGTAACGACAGCGCAGTGGAACTTCGCTACCAATGTTACTGAAGTTAATCGTCGGAGAATG TTGGAGGAAcagtcattgaaattaaaattcgacAGAATATCCTGGCGAAAGGCTATCAGCTTCGCTTGGAGCCGAATACCAGATCCTCTAGCAAGAAGAGAGCTCAAGATCATCGCTGTGAAAGGTCGGAATTCTCTGACTGATGATAAATTTAACGAG ATACACAGTTTAATCAACGAAATGAAGGAAGTATACGCAAGGACGAGATTGTGCCCCTACAGACCCGTAGGTGCAAATTGTGACTTAAGTTTGGACCACG ACGTCAATGCAATAATGGCTCGATCAAAGGACTACGACGAGCTCTTATACTATTGGCATGCTTGGCACGAAGCGACTGGGCCCCAATTAAAGAACAAATATATGAGATACGTTCAACTTGCTAATCAAGCAGCTAGATTAAATG GATTCGATAATGCGGGAGACCAAATGAAAGAGTTATTCGACGATGAACATTTCCAACAGAACACGGCGGACATAATGTCGGCCGTGATGCATCTCTACAAGAATCTCTTCACATACGTCAGGACGAAATTGTACGAAAGGTACGGTGACAAGATACGAAGAGACGGCCCGCTTCCAGCTCACATTTTGGGAAACATGTGGGCTCAAAATTGGGAGGACGTGTTCGATGTGGTTCAGCCATTTCCTGCCAGCCGGAAGCTCGATGTCTCCCTAGACATGATGATTCAGGGATTCACACCTTTGAG GATGTTCCAAATAGCCGAGGAGTTCTTCACTTCTCTGGGGATGAAACCTATGCCGCCAGAGTTCTGGAGGTTCTCCATGTTCGAGAAGCCAATTGACAGAGAGGTGAAGTGTACTCCTAGCGCCTGGGACTTCTGCAACAGAATAGACTACAG GATAAAACAATGCACGAGAGTGACGATGGATGATCTGTTATCGACTCATCGTGAAATTGCTCGtttgcaatattatttgcaatacAGGGATCAGCCATTGTTATTCCGCAACGAAGCTATTCCAG GATTCATCGAGGCAGTCAGTGACGCCATTGGCCTCTCCGTCTTCACGCCTCAACATTTAAGTAGAATTGGGCTACATAACAATTCCACAGACGATTATGGTAGTAACATCAACTTCCTGATGCTAATGGCTCTTCGTAAAGTTGCCTACATGCCGTTTGCTTACATAGTTGACGag TGGAGGTGGCGTGTGTTTAGTGAGGGTGTCGCTGATATGACAAACAATTGGTGGGAATTGAGGCTACAGTATCAAGGAATCGTACCACCAGTGCCCAGATCGGAAAGAGACTTCGATCCAGGATCGAAATATCATATCCCTGCAGACGCTCTTTATGCCAA ATATTTCGTTGGTATAGTGTTGCAATTCCAATTGTACGAGGCTTTGTGTGAAATAGCAGGTCACACTGGCGACCTGTACACTTGTGACTTTTACAGATCACGAGAGGCAGGCAGATTGTTGTC cgATGTATTATCAATGGGTTCCTCTAGATCATGGAAAGACGTTGTACGACAAATGACGAGAGGTAGAACGAATAGAATGGATGCTGGTGCTATGTTGAGATACTTTGAACCGTTGAATCAATGGTTGAAACGACAGAACGAAATGGAACCAGTCGTGGGTTGGATCACGAATCGCGAGGACACAG GGTTTCTTCGATATGTTTCAGCGTTATTTTTTCACTGGTACCAAAATGGCGCTCGACGAACTACCTCGTGCTTATTTGTTTCATTGGTTCTAATTGTCGCACAGATTTCGATATGCTAA